The Synergistota bacterium genome includes a region encoding these proteins:
- the pxpB gene encoding 5-oxoprolinase subunit PxpB → MEYPKYLPMGDRAFLVRFGDEISEELNKKVRALALLVEKERLPGVEELVPTYRSLMICYNPIKVSPKDLESVLRKLVQNIGDVRLPDPKVIEVPTVYGGRYGPDLEFVARYHGLKPEEVIELHANRDYLVYMLGFTPGFTFLGGLDERLHTPRLSTPRKKVPAGSVGIGGKQTGLYAVSSPGGWRLIGRTYLKIYDPKREPPIIVKAGDYMRFIPISEEEFLSKWQGPLEFAEPVEE, encoded by the coding sequence ATGGAATACCCAAAATATCTTCCTATGGGAGATAGGGCATTTTTGGTGCGATTTGGAGACGAGATATCTGAGGAACTTAATAAAAAGGTGAGAGCTTTGGCTCTCCTGGTAGAAAAAGAAAGATTACCAGGTGTTGAGGAGCTCGTCCCTACTTATAGATCCTTAATGATATGTTATAATCCTATTAAAGTATCTCCTAAAGATCTTGAATCGGTCTTAAGGAAGCTGGTTCAAAATATTGGCGATGTGAGGCTGCCGGATCCCAAGGTGATAGAAGTTCCAACCGTTTATGGTGGAAGGTATGGTCCAGATCTTGAGTTCGTGGCTAGATATCACGGTTTAAAACCCGAAGAGGTTATAGAACTTCATGCTAATAGGGATTACTTGGTTTATATGTTAGGTTTTACACCAGGATTTACTTTCTTAGGTGGGCTTGATGAGAGGCTTCATACGCCAAGGCTTTCAACGCCGCGAAAAAAGGTTCCGGCAGGTTCGGTTGGTATAGGTGGGAAACAAACAGGGCTTTATGCGGTGAGCTCTCCCGGCGGTTGGAGGCTCATTGGTAGAACTTACTTGAAAATATACGATCCTAAGAGGGAGCCTCCTATAATTGTAAAGGCGGGAGACTACATGAGGTTCATTCCTATAAGTGAAGAGGAGTTTTTATCTAAATGGCAAGGGCCGCTTGAATTTGCTGAGCCGGTAGAGGAGTGA
- a CDS encoding TRAP transporter large permease subunit — MDGLLVSFLLVIGLLGVLLVGSIWVGTALFLVGIAGFNLFLDLPWGNILANIAWNSTNSSTMFALPLFVWMGEILFRSKISENLFIGLAPWLDSIPGRLIHVNVFASAIFAAVSGSSAATTATVGKITLPELLKRGYDRALAIGSLAGSGTLGFMIPPSMMMLVYGILADVSIGKLFIAGVIPGIMIALLFSGYIVIKSLVDPNVAPRAKGSYTWGDRIRAIPKIFPAIILVIVVLGSMYTGWATPTEAAAVGVIGSLVFAWLMRSLDLKIFKEALISSVKTSCMIMWIVCGASFFSVAVGYLGITQGIAQYVSSLGLSKYTLIVMLSIMYLILGCLVDGFSMIVMTLPMVLPLIKMSGFDPLWFGIYLVIMIQVAQITPPVGFNLFVIKGLIGEELTTIAKDALPFFFMLLLATAIITIFPGMVLYLPSFMIK; from the coding sequence ATGGATGGTTTACTAGTGAGCTTTCTTTTAGTTATTGGGCTTCTTGGCGTTCTCCTTGTAGGAAGCATATGGGTGGGAACGGCTCTATTTTTGGTCGGAATAGCTGGTTTTAACCTTTTCCTGGATCTCCCGTGGGGAAATATATTAGCTAATATAGCTTGGAATAGTACTAACAGCTCTACTATGTTTGCTCTTCCCCTTTTTGTATGGATGGGGGAGATCCTCTTTAGAAGTAAGATTTCTGAAAATCTGTTTATAGGTTTGGCTCCATGGCTTGATAGTATACCTGGAAGACTTATTCACGTAAACGTTTTTGCAAGCGCTATATTTGCTGCTGTAAGTGGCTCCTCGGCAGCTACAACTGCTACCGTTGGAAAGATAACTCTTCCTGAGCTTCTGAAAAGAGGTTATGATAGAGCCCTCGCTATTGGTTCTTTGGCTGGCTCGGGAACCTTAGGTTTCATGATACCCCCAAGTATGATGATGCTTGTTTATGGTATATTGGCGGATGTCAGTATAGGTAAGCTCTTCATAGCGGGAGTTATACCTGGTATTATGATAGCTTTGTTATTTAGCGGATATATAGTGATTAAATCGCTTGTAGATCCTAATGTGGCCCCGAGAGCCAAAGGAAGTTATACCTGGGGAGATAGGATAAGGGCTATTCCTAAGATATTCCCTGCTATTATACTCGTTATAGTTGTTCTTGGGAGCATGTATACTGGATGGGCTACCCCTACAGAGGCTGCTGCTGTTGGGGTCATCGGTTCTCTTGTCTTTGCTTGGCTTATGAGGAGCCTTGACCTTAAGATATTCAAGGAAGCTTTGATTAGCTCTGTTAAGACAAGTTGTATGATAATGTGGATAGTTTGCGGTGCGAGCTTCTTCTCTGTTGCGGTAGGTTACCTTGGGATAACGCAGGGAATAGCCCAGTATGTGAGTAGCTTAGGGCTTTCCAAATATACATTGATAGTAATGCTTTCTATTATGTACCTAATCTTAGGTTGCTTGGTTGATGGATTCTCCATGATAGTTATGACTTTGCCCATGGTTCTTCCTTTGATAAAGATGTCCGGATTTGACCCCTTATGGTTTGGTATATATTTGGTGATAATGATTCAGGTGGCCCAGATAACTCCACCGGTTGGATTTAACCTGTTTGTTATAAAAGGGCTGATAGGAGAGGAGCTTACAACTATAGCTAAGGATGCTCTCCCGTTCTTCTTTATGTTGCTTTTAGCTACTGCAATTATAACGATATTCCCTGGAATGGTGCTTTACCTTCCGAGCTTTATGATTAAGTGA
- a CDS encoding D-Ala-D-Ala carboxypeptidase family metallohydrolase, with the protein MNKVKISFHFYLNEFECPCCGTVKIDEILLQRLEALRILWGMPLRVTSGFRCEKHNKEVGGVDNSLHMQGRAVDLAVKEEDQGKFLTLAKLIGLRVIPYPKRGFVHLDLGGDEVGRLSGSIKPGVSDSVELLSFNPS; encoded by the coding sequence ATGAACAAGGTGAAAATTTCCTTTCACTTTTATTTAAATGAGTTCGAGTGTCCCTGTTGCGGTACTGTGAAGATCGATGAGATCTTACTCCAAAGGCTTGAAGCTTTAAGGATTCTATGGGGAATGCCATTAAGGGTGACCAGCGGTTTCAGGTGTGAAAAGCATAATAAAGAGGTTGGAGGAGTTGATAACTCTCTTCATATGCAAGGGAGAGCGGTTGACCTTGCTGTTAAAGAGGAGGACCAGGGGAAGTTCTTGACCTTAGCGAAATTGATCGGACTTAGAGTTATACCTTATCCTAAAAGAGGTTTCGTTCACCTGGATTTAGGGGGTGATGAGGTTGGACGTCTATCAGGTAGTATCAAACCTGGGGTTTCCGATAGTGTTGAGCTTTTATCTTTTAACCCGTCTTGA
- a CDS encoding DUF2922 domain-containing protein, with protein MKFIHMYFSNDAGRRVRLTVRNARENVTTDEIARVMDLIISKNVFSPSLVQALGAEIEERNVTEL; from the coding sequence GTGAAGTTTATCCATATGTATTTTTCAAACGATGCTGGTAGAAGGGTTAGATTAACTGTTAGAAATGCTCGCGAAAATGTCACCACCGATGAGATAGCCCGGGTTATGGATTTAATAATTTCCAAAAACGTTTTTAGTCCTTCCTTAGTTCAGGCTCTTGGCGCTGAAATTGAAGAAAGAAACGTTACAGAGTTGTAA
- a CDS encoding TRAP transporter small permease, protein MRGFISFVNRLSDLGGYVSGVMMVIGLSLVVIEILIRGFFVKTLYITEEYTGYLMAGLTYFALGYTLKEDGHIRMTFLLQSLSPRKRIIFEVVCFTLGFLFSIVFTYLTFGLFWDSVLSKTKAMSISETPLAIPQFLLPLGSLIMTLQFASELAKRILTLIRGLS, encoded by the coding sequence ATGAGAGGTTTCATTTCATTTGTTAACAGGCTTTCTGATCTTGGTGGATATGTTTCTGGAGTGATGATGGTGATAGGGCTTTCCTTGGTTGTAATTGAGATATTGATAAGGGGGTTTTTCGTGAAGACCCTTTACATAACCGAGGAGTACACGGGCTACCTTATGGCTGGATTAACTTACTTTGCTTTGGGTTATACCCTTAAGGAAGATGGGCATATAAGGATGACGTTTTTGCTTCAGAGCTTGTCCCCACGTAAGCGTATTATTTTTGAGGTGGTTTGTTTCACCTTGGGATTTTTGTTTTCTATAGTCTTTACTTATCTTACCTTTGGTCTTTTCTGGGACTCGGTTTTGAGTAAAACCAAGGCCATGAGTATCTCGGAAACCCCTCTTGCCATCCCTCAGTTTTTACTTCCCTTAGGCTCCCTTATAATGACCTTGCAGTTTGCGTCTGAGTTAGCGAAAAGGATTCTCACCCTTATTAGAGGCCTAAGTTAA
- a CDS encoding GntR family transcriptional regulator, with product MDVVELIKRGIMTGKFLPGQRLNEADLASEFGVSRTPVREALRELVASGLLEYEKHKGIRVKRYTISEVRHIYEIWSELEAIAARLAASRVDEATLNELQRILEKQKKLVLQEEISWRYIELNDEFHLVIARSTQNPFLYKMLSNMRELMRLYRLGSPGCLGRLRDSFEEHYRIFEAIRNRDPEGAYASAFTHVRNAFAYLEKYVESEGVARAL from the coding sequence GTGGATGTAGTTGAGCTTATAAAGAGGGGGATTATGACGGGTAAGTTTTTGCCAGGGCAGAGGCTTAATGAGGCTGACCTTGCTTCAGAATTTGGCGTTAGTAGAACACCTGTAAGAGAGGCCTTAAGGGAGCTTGTTGCATCCGGTCTTTTAGAGTATGAGAAGCATAAGGGTATAAGGGTTAAAAGATATACCATATCTGAGGTAAGACACATATACGAGATATGGTCTGAGCTTGAAGCCATAGCTGCGAGGCTAGCTGCCTCTCGAGTAGATGAGGCTACCCTTAATGAGCTTCAGAGAATTCTCGAGAAGCAGAAGAAACTTGTCTTACAGGAGGAGATTAGTTGGAGATATATAGAGCTTAATGATGAGTTTCATCTTGTTATAGCCCGCTCTACACAGAATCCCTTTCTCTATAAGATGCTTTCTAACATGAGGGAGTTAATGAGGTTATACAGATTGGGTAGCCCTGGCTGCTTGGGTAGGTTAAGGGATTCCTTTGAGGAACACTATAGGATTTTTGAGGCCATAAGAAATCGTGATCCCGAAGGGGCTTATGCCTCTGCGTTCACTCATGTGAGAAATGCTTTTGCTTACCTTGAGAAGTATGTGGAGAGTGAGGGTGTTGCTCGAGCCTTATAA
- a CDS encoding LamB/YcsF family protein → MKVDLNCDMGESFGRYKLGYDEELLKYVSSANIACGFHAGDPLVMESTVKEALSRGVGVGAHPGYPDLQGFGRRSISMSPEEVEAFVLYQIGALHAFVKANGGKLRHVKPHGQLYNDANNAASRGDESIARAIGNAVKRFDPSIILVGLAGSKMVEVWRRMGLKVAEEVFADRAYNPDGTLVSRAKPGAVIKDPEEVVKRVVRMVKDREVVAIDGTVIRNLSFDTICVHGDTPTAVELVKKIREAFDREGIEVRPLEL, encoded by the coding sequence ATGAAGGTGGATCTAAACTGTGATATGGGGGAAAGCTTCGGAAGGTACAAGCTTGGGTATGATGAGGAGCTTTTAAAGTACGTTTCTTCCGCGAACATAGCTTGCGGCTTTCACGCTGGCGATCCGTTGGTTATGGAGTCCACGGTTAAGGAGGCTTTATCAAGGGGAGTAGGAGTTGGGGCTCATCCTGGGTATCCAGATCTTCAGGGCTTTGGGAGAAGGTCCATATCTATGTCGCCTGAGGAAGTGGAAGCCTTCGTTTTATATCAGATAGGTGCTCTTCATGCTTTTGTTAAGGCAAATGGAGGCAAGCTTAGGCATGTTAAGCCTCATGGGCAGCTATATAACGATGCTAATAATGCGGCTTCTCGTGGGGATGAAAGCATTGCAAGGGCTATCGGTAACGCCGTTAAGAGGTTTGATCCTTCTATAATATTGGTTGGTCTTGCAGGAAGCAAGATGGTAGAAGTTTGGAGGAGAATGGGGCTTAAGGTAGCTGAGGAGGTTTTCGCTGATAGAGCCTATAATCCTGATGGGACATTGGTTTCTCGTGCAAAGCCTGGCGCTGTTATAAAGGATCCGGAGGAAGTGGTTAAGAGAGTTGTTCGTATGGTCAAAGATAGAGAAGTGGTAGCTATAGATGGAACGGTTATAAGGAATCTAAGCTTCGATACCATATGTGTTCATGGTGATACTCCAACAGCTGTTGAGCTGGTCAAGAAGATAAGGGAGGCCTTTGATAGAGAGGGTATTGAGGTCAGGCCTCTAGAGCTATAA
- a CDS encoding GAF domain-containing protein, whose product MTLRFKLFSALTLAFIGVIGGACYFSHIEDLYEFEKVLETHLLSHLDSVKGIASMLSQLSVINERSVFEQASNFAFAFLKAFDAFSEDEKVLRSLLEKIKVEGMEFYLVKRIDALSWNLPQGIRVSDVLSSSEGREFFLDSSGERALFLWKRGKNPEFYYFALVYLKEFGKGRERFLSLAKDFLIESFNYHFIGERGYILVFSSDGKLLLYKGKEALDEDDLAESPLIKRLFDLEKGVFTYEFKGERKMRAGIKLAIPGIFPEIVIISTTYISDLTKGLAYQFILRLVLIGIALLALSLLLINRYMRKGFYSFLRSLSDGFDSLIRGSYDYRIEKVGERYLDELVDKFNIVGFSLDTHKRELERAYADLLRVHKELKGSKEELEAAYAQLKAYATTLERLTEELSRSNELLRMVAKAGENLLDLSKVSDPYPQIYENLKMFYKDSIVGIYEPSNGGKILVRKAGDGEEIISVEGFVVEDVLREVKPLLISDSGKSRLFVPISFEAKPYGVISITSEGDRLSKLDLEIISMLAGIVGVAMANAGYLESVKEKARKLGVLAQVSEVLASSRDVIGDVRLAIESMSDRLGYDCMEIFLKKGERLHRVASAGKISDFDYGEEGWDINRGICGWVARYGKGAFIPDVSRDHRYVEVLKGVKSEIVVPILGDGEIYGVVNLESFRELSFDDYEILSIFGRQLGMALRKEKLFKDALNEARRFRTLYELSLRLSSPEPLSVVLKDVCERIEKERDYVDVTVAVYDRKTQAWSLLAGKVKDRIPEESFKRLEETGGVISKALREGKVLNVSDVREVDYYVKVFDETLSELAVPIRLGERIEGVLNIESSRLNDFSEDDEDFFESIANIIGLALARESLLEDLRLQSKGLEVLLDISRDLMAINEEDELYKYICKALVEKLNYKRVSYRKLDWGKGVAILKGEAGVLLGVKELIDLDRSTVAGYVAFTGEVFKSGSFDQDSRISRRYIELAKSIIAVPLKKDGSVMGILFALDTQRDAFSDNDERVLITATNLLRSSLDRVEFLNSIKKKSEVMDLLYRLSLRLSQSLSEEEVYDIVIDFLRSVEAYSRITIFLIKGEELVLVRSYPVWGRVSKVKLGEGITGWAALYGESVLVKDVSKDPRYIEGLEGIKSELAVPVRVKGEIYAILNLESEILGAFTEEDKWLLEAVATSMGIVLENVSHLRELEDNLFATTLALAKTIEYKDPYTRGHCERVMGYSDAIALKIGFSEKDRKRLRYACILHDIGKIGIPGRILDKPGRLTDEEYEIVKRHSVLGEELVKGVPFLKEIALFIRWHHERWDGKGYPDGLKGYEIPLESRIMAIADAFDAMTSDRPYRKALSRLEAIEEIKRGSGSQFDPILASEFLKVIEGGEG is encoded by the coding sequence TTGACCTTAAGATTTAAGCTTTTCTCAGCTTTAACTTTAGCTTTCATAGGGGTAATAGGGGGGGCTTGCTATTTTTCTCATATTGAAGACTTGTATGAGTTCGAAAAGGTTCTTGAAACTCATCTTTTAAGTCATCTCGATAGCGTTAAGGGAATTGCCTCTATGCTCTCTCAGTTATCAGTGATTAATGAAAGGTCTGTTTTTGAGCAGGCCTCTAATTTTGCTTTCGCTTTTTTAAAGGCCTTTGATGCCTTTTCTGAAGATGAGAAGGTTTTAAGATCTCTATTAGAGAAGATAAAAGTGGAAGGAATGGAATTTTACCTGGTTAAGAGGATCGATGCCTTAAGTTGGAACCTTCCACAGGGTATCAGGGTTTCAGATGTTCTTTCTTCGTCAGAGGGGAGGGAGTTCTTCTTAGACTCTTCAGGGGAGAGAGCCTTATTCCTTTGGAAGAGGGGCAAGAATCCGGAGTTTTACTACTTTGCCTTGGTTTATTTGAAAGAGTTTGGTAAAGGTCGGGAAAGGTTTCTCTCCTTAGCGAAGGACTTTCTAATTGAAAGCTTTAATTATCACTTCATTGGTGAAAGAGGCTATATTCTGGTCTTTTCCTCTGATGGGAAGCTCCTTCTTTATAAAGGTAAAGAAGCCTTAGATGAGGATGACCTCGCTGAAAGCCCCTTGATAAAGAGGCTTTTTGACCTGGAGAAAGGGGTTTTCACTTACGAATTTAAAGGGGAAAGGAAAATGAGGGCTGGTATTAAGCTTGCTATTCCTGGGATTTTCCCTGAGATAGTGATAATTTCTACTACATATATATCTGACCTTACTAAAGGTCTAGCTTATCAATTTATTCTTAGGCTTGTTTTAATAGGTATAGCTCTGCTTGCCTTATCCCTTTTATTAATAAATCGCTATATGAGAAAAGGTTTTTACTCCTTCTTAAGATCTTTAAGCGATGGCTTCGATAGCCTTATAAGGGGAAGCTATGATTACAGGATAGAGAAGGTTGGAGAAAGATACTTAGATGAGCTGGTTGATAAATTTAACATCGTTGGATTCTCTCTTGATACTCATAAAAGGGAGCTTGAAAGGGCTTACGCTGATTTACTTAGGGTGCATAAAGAGCTTAAGGGAAGTAAGGAAGAGCTTGAAGCTGCATATGCTCAACTTAAGGCATATGCCACTACCTTAGAGAGGCTTACAGAGGAGCTTTCAAGAAGTAATGAGCTCTTAAGAATGGTGGCTAAGGCTGGAGAGAACCTACTTGATTTATCCAAGGTTTCCGATCCTTATCCTCAAATATATGAGAATCTCAAGATGTTTTATAAAGATTCTATAGTAGGGATTTATGAGCCTTCTAATGGTGGAAAGATCTTGGTCAGAAAGGCAGGCGATGGTGAGGAGATTATAAGTGTGGAAGGCTTTGTAGTGGAGGATGTTTTAAGGGAAGTAAAGCCCCTTCTTATCTCGGATAGCGGAAAAAGTAGGCTATTTGTTCCCATTAGCTTTGAGGCCAAGCCTTATGGTGTGATATCTATAACGTCAGAGGGTGATAGATTAAGTAAGCTCGATCTTGAGATAATCTCTATGCTTGCGGGAATAGTGGGTGTGGCAATGGCTAACGCTGGGTATTTAGAGTCCGTTAAAGAGAAGGCTAGAAAGCTTGGGGTTTTGGCTCAGGTTTCTGAGGTTTTGGCCTCAAGCAGGGATGTTATAGGAGATGTTAGATTAGCTATTGAGAGTATGTCTGATCGTCTTGGATACGATTGTATGGAGATATTCCTTAAGAAGGGGGAGCGTTTACATAGGGTGGCTTCGGCTGGGAAGATATCTGATTTTGATTACGGTGAGGAGGGCTGGGATATAAACAGAGGGATATGCGGGTGGGTTGCTAGGTATGGTAAGGGAGCCTTTATACCCGATGTCAGCAGGGACCATAGGTACGTTGAGGTCCTTAAGGGGGTTAAAAGTGAGATAGTTGTACCAATACTTGGAGATGGTGAGATATATGGCGTTGTAAACTTAGAAAGCTTTAGAGAACTTTCCTTCGATGATTATGAGATATTGAGCATCTTCGGTAGGCAGTTAGGCATGGCCTTAAGGAAGGAAAAGCTATTTAAGGATGCTCTTAATGAGGCTAGGAGATTTAGGACACTTTACGAGTTATCCTTGAGGCTGAGCTCCCCTGAACCTTTAAGTGTAGTTTTAAAGGATGTTTGTGAGAGAATAGAGAAGGAAAGGGATTATGTGGATGTTACCGTTGCGGTTTACGATAGGAAAACCCAAGCTTGGAGTTTGTTAGCCGGGAAGGTTAAAGATAGAATTCCAGAGGAAAGCTTTAAAAGGCTTGAGGAGACCGGTGGCGTTATATCTAAAGCTCTTCGTGAGGGTAAGGTTCTTAACGTTTCAGATGTTAGAGAGGTGGATTATTACGTCAAAGTCTTTGATGAGACCCTTTCCGAGTTAGCTGTTCCCATACGTTTAGGGGAAAGAATCGAGGGGGTATTAAATATAGAAAGCTCTAGATTAAATGACTTTTCAGAGGATGATGAGGATTTCTTCGAGTCTATCGCTAATATAATAGGGCTTGCTTTAGCAAGAGAGAGTCTCTTAGAGGACCTGAGGCTTCAAAGTAAAGGGCTTGAGGTTCTTCTTGATATATCAAGGGATCTTATGGCTATCAATGAAGAAGATGAGCTTTATAAATATATATGCAAAGCCTTAGTTGAAAAGCTTAACTATAAGAGGGTTTCTTATCGTAAGTTAGATTGGGGAAAGGGGGTTGCGATTTTAAAGGGCGAAGCGGGTGTACTGCTTGGTGTTAAGGAATTAATTGATCTTGATAGAAGTACGGTGGCAGGTTATGTTGCCTTTACTGGGGAGGTCTTTAAAAGCGGAAGCTTTGACCAAGATAGTAGGATAAGTAGAAGATATATTGAGCTTGCTAAGTCAATTATAGCTGTTCCCTTGAAAAAGGATGGTAGCGTTATGGGTATACTTTTTGCTTTAGATACACAAAGGGATGCCTTTTCTGATAACGATGAGAGGGTTTTAATCACCGCTACTAACCTTCTAAGGTCTTCTTTAGATAGGGTGGAGTTTTTAAATTCCATTAAAAAGAAGAGCGAGGTTATGGATCTTCTTTATAGGCTTTCCTTAAGGCTTTCACAGTCTTTGAGCGAAGAGGAGGTTTACGATATAGTTATTGATTTCTTAAGGAGCGTAGAGGCGTATTCAAGGATTACCATTTTTCTTATTAAGGGAGAGGAGCTTGTTCTCGTTAGATCCTATCCAGTTTGGGGTAGGGTTAGTAAAGTTAAGTTAGGCGAAGGTATAACCGGTTGGGCTGCTCTATACGGTGAAAGTGTCCTTGTTAAGGATGTATCTAAGGATCCACGCTATATAGAGGGATTGGAAGGGATTAAAAGCGAGCTTGCTGTTCCTGTGAGGGTTAAAGGGGAGATTTACGCTATCCTAAACTTGGAGAGCGAGATCTTAGGAGCGTTTACAGAAGAAGATAAGTGGCTACTTGAAGCCGTTGCCACATCTATGGGGATAGTCCTTGAAAACGTATCTCATTTAAGGGAGCTTGAAGATAACCTTTTTGCTACTACCTTGGCCTTAGCTAAAACCATTGAGTACAAGGATCCATATACTAGAGGACATTGTGAGAGAGTTATGGGGTATTCTGATGCCATTGCTCTTAAGATAGGTTTTTCTGAGAAGGATAGAAAGAGGTTGAGATATGCCTGTATACTACATGACATAGGTAAGATAGGTATCCCTGGTAGGATACTTGATAAGCCTGGGAGGTTGACTGATGAGGAGTATGAGATAGTTAAGAGGCATTCCGTTTTGGGAGAGGAGCTTGTTAAGGGTGTTCCATTTCTTAAGGAGATCGCTCTTTTTATTCGCTGGCATCATGAAAGATGGGATGGCAAGGGGTATCCTGATGGTTTAAAGGGTTACGAGATACCTTTGGAGTCTAGGATAATGGCCATAGCCGATGCCTTTGATGCTATGACCTCGGACAGGCCGTATAGGAAGGCCCTCTCAAGGTTGGAAGCAATCGAGGAGATAAAGAGAGGCTCAGGGAGTCAGTTCGATCCCATTCTTGCCTCTGAGTTCCTAAAGGTTATAGAGGGGGGTGAGGGGTGA
- a CDS encoding TRAP transporter substrate-binding protein, whose translation MRRFIVLFMVASLVLGLAVSALAKTQWIGNSVWPPNNHHSIGLNDFASKVQERTKGELEIKVTVGGALGYKGPELLRVVRDGLVQISDMLCSGVAGDEPIFAITTLPFLIRGFKEARLLNDIARPYYDKIVESKWNQKIVYMAPWPAAGLFAKKPVKSVADMKGLKTRTYDKNGALVVKATGGTPYPLPFSEVYSALATGLIDSVITSTPTAVDAKFWEVLKYFARIDITQAVDMVNVNLKAFNALKPDIQKVILETGKEMEKYMWEWVEKLDKEMEKKCNDNGIESTPVSEQFINELAEITREIRKEWLEKEAPPEAKEIYAKFLEKVGRKD comes from the coding sequence ATGCGAAGGTTTATTGTTCTCTTTATGGTGGCTAGCTTAGTTTTGGGTTTGGCGGTCTCTGCTTTAGCTAAGACACAATGGATAGGTAACTCTGTCTGGCCTCCTAACAACCATCATAGTATAGGGCTTAATGACTTTGCTTCCAAGGTTCAGGAAAGAACTAAGGGGGAGCTTGAGATTAAGGTTACCGTTGGAGGAGCTCTTGGTTACAAAGGTCCGGAGCTTTTAAGGGTCGTTCGTGACGGTTTAGTCCAAATTTCTGATATGCTTTGTAGCGGTGTTGCTGGTGACGAGCCTATATTTGCTATAACTACATTGCCGTTTCTTATTCGAGGATTTAAAGAGGCGCGCTTACTTAACGATATAGCAAGGCCTTATTACGATAAGATTGTAGAAAGCAAGTGGAATCAGAAGATAGTTTACATGGCTCCTTGGCCCGCTGCTGGCTTGTTTGCGAAAAAGCCTGTAAAGAGCGTTGCTGATATGAAGGGATTAAAGACGAGAACATATGACAAGAATGGTGCTCTAGTTGTTAAAGCTACTGGTGGAACTCCATATCCATTGCCCTTTAGTGAGGTTTATTCCGCTTTAGCCACGGGTCTTATAGATTCCGTTATAACTTCTACTCCCACCGCTGTTGATGCCAAGTTCTGGGAGGTATTAAAATACTTTGCGAGGATAGATATAACGCAGGCTGTGGATATGGTGAACGTTAATCTTAAGGCTTTTAATGCTTTGAAGCCTGATATCCAGAAGGTTATTCTTGAGACCGGTAAAGAGATGGAGAAATACATGTGGGAGTGGGTTGAGAAGCTTGATAAGGAGATGGAGAAGAAGTGTAACGATAATGGTATAGAGTCTACACCGGTGTCTGAGCAGTTTATTAATGAGCTTGCTGAGATAACAAGGGAGATAAGGAAAGAGTGGCTTGAGAAGGAAGCACCACCTGAGGCTAAGGAAATTTACGCTAAGTTCTTAGAGAAGGTGGGAAGGAAGGACTAG
- a CDS encoding biotin-dependent carboxyltransferase family protein: MPAVEVIKAGMLTTIQDLGRFGYQAQGINTAGAMDEFALRAANILVGNPQNEACLEVTLMGPTLVFNDDVIMAITGGDLGPTLDNYPISTWESLYVRKGSVLSFSGRRWGARAYIAFQGGIFVEKVMGSKSTDVRAQIGGLGGRALRDGDKFFVGLPLDKSVVGRRFPRELLPPYSDHPTLRVIMGPEDDHFIPQARESFLSQEWLITDASDRMGYRLDGEPLKHSEKGAEIISDGIALGSVQVPKDGKPIVLLKDRQAVGGYPKIATVISTDIPLLAQAIPGNKVRFKEISLEEAIEELLDFEKRLFYVNFEGRSKVSYRIKVNGEEFIVEVEEI, translated from the coding sequence ATGCCTGCGGTTGAGGTTATAAAGGCTGGTATGCTAACTACGATTCAGGATTTGGGTAGGTTTGGATATCAAGCCCAGGGAATAAATACCGCTGGAGCGATGGATGAGTTTGCCTTAAGGGCCGCTAACATCTTGGTGGGAAATCCTCAGAACGAGGCTTGTCTTGAGGTTACACTCATGGGTCCAACCTTAGTCTTTAATGATGATGTAATCATGGCTATAACGGGTGGCGACCTTGGTCCTACCCTGGATAATTACCCTATCTCTACATGGGAAAGCCTATATGTTAGAAAGGGGAGCGTTCTCTCCTTCTCTGGGAGAAGATGGGGGGCTCGTGCTTACATAGCTTTTCAAGGGGGGATATTCGTTGAAAAGGTTATGGGAAGCAAGTCCACAGATGTAAGAGCTCAAATAGGTGGTCTTGGGGGAAGAGCATTGCGGGATGGGGATAAGTTCTTTGTTGGACTTCCTCTAGATAAGTCTGTAGTAGGTAGGAGGTTTCCAAGAGAATTGCTTCCTCCTTATTCTGATCATCCTACTTTAAGGGTGATCATGGGGCCTGAGGATGACCACTTTATTCCACAGGCGCGCGAAAGCTTCCTTTCACAAGAGTGGCTTATTACGGATGCCTCTGATAGGATGGGTTACAGGCTCGATGGAGAGCCTTTAAAGCATAGCGAAAAGGGAGCGGAGATCATATCTGATGGAATAGCTTTAGGAAGCGTTCAGGTTCCAAAGGATGGAAAGCCTATAGTTCTTCTTAAGGATAGGCAAGCTGTGGGCGGCTATCCTAAAATAGCCACCGTTATCTCTACTGATATACCTTTACTTGCACAGGCTATTCCGGGAAATAAGGTTCGATTCAAGGAGATATCTCTTGAAGAGGCTATAGAGGAGCTTTTAGATTTCGAAAAGAGGCTATTTTATGTGAATTTCGAGGGAAGATCCAAGGTCTCTTATAGAATAAAGGTAAACGGAGAGGAATTCATTGTAGAGGTGGAGGAGATTTGA